ACTGAGACATTAAgaattcttatctttttctttaagaAAGAATACCAGCAGCTTGGGCAAACATAGAGCAGATCTTAAGTGTCCCACATTAGAACTCTGTATTAAAATGGCAGTCATGAGAGAAATTTGTAAAGTTCTAATCTTAACATGActcaaagattaaaatataaaaataaaaccaCACTTGTTAAAAAGCTAATGGTTTTTTCGTGAGATGTTCCTGACtactttaatttttgtttttttttttcagaagaaCCACAACAACGACATGTCATTTCTAATCTATGTCTAATTTGTTAGTTTCTGTCAGATATTTTCAACTCTTCGAAACAGTATtgtctattaatttttttttaaaaaaattatctatgaaaTTTCATTTTTCTTGTGTATGTATGTGCCTTGTTGCCGGATCTAATGGCTTCTGCTGTGTCAATCAGGAACGACAACAAAtaattcttaatttttatttttctactatGAAGATTCCAATGATAAAAGTCCTCAGAAAAAAAacatagattcatcaaagacaaatagATTTCATCCAACATCTATGATTACTCCCGGTAAGAAAGAAAATCTCCACTTGTTTTCTTCTCAAAACAAATGATACTCTGCATCAAATATCTCCAACACTTTTCAATACAGAACTATTTCCTATTGGAACTCCTTCCTTTGTTTTTCCACATCTAGTTTCTCTACTTACAAATAAATGTAGACTCTCGTATAAAAGAACACAAACATGACTCGATTCCATAAAATAGTTAATAAAACCAAAATCCAATACGGCAAGAGAAAAGATCGAAGAAAGATCACCAGTGATTCAGTTATCACCAATAAGTCTTCACTAACCAATAGAAGGGAAGAAGAGATCAAACCTTGAAGAAACAAGAACGCACCGACGACGGCAAGAGGAAGAGCTCCAGAAGTTGAAAAGAGAGACGGAGAGAGATCAGAGACCAGATCAACCGATgatgagaagaggagaggagaggtcGGCGCTGTCAATCGTCGGCAAAAGATGGAGGATCGTGACAAAAGATGGAGGATCGCGACGGCAACGAGAGGGGAGCTAGGGAGATCCACCTATGGCTAGGGtttctccatcatttttttttctatcggGTTACAGGGTCCATGGCCATCGGGGAAAAATGAATAGGAGAGTCATCGGGGCCATCCGAGAGAAATCGAGGGGCATTTTAGGAAATTTTATTTTAAACCCTGGAATGGATTTTGAATCCATAAAGAAGACCCGTAAACGAGTTTTAGGTGGATTGATCCATTCCCATTCCACcccggaatcggaatgggactcctcccaaccaaacggttggaatgggagtcacccattcctATTCCGATTCCAACCCCCATTTTTTCCAGCCAAACACCTCCTAAAATTAGACTTAGAATTGAAGAATATTTAAGATAATAACTATATGAATGCTACCGTATTTCTGCATATAATCTATTTATCTTTTGGTCAAAATACAACCATGTTTTACTTTTTTGGAATTAGAAATCCTAAAACTTTAGAATATCTTAAATAATATGACGAGTAGCTTATAATCCAAAACTGTTGACTGGTACAAGCATACATGCATATATCCAATCATAAATGTCTATCTACGTATCATCCATAAATTTGTTGGTAAATATTCTAAACCAAAGCCTTTGATGAGGCTTTAAACTTtttataaataagaaaatattaattCATCTTTAATTACATTTTAAAAAGTTTGAATGGGACACTTTTCTGACTGTATATGCACTAACACAGCTTCTGGATTCCATGAAATAGGGCTTTCACGTTAAAGCTAAACCACATGCAAATAAATTTTAGGTGTTAATTTCCCAGAAGTGGGCCTGTCTATCTTCGAGGACAATAATAAGGTTTAATTGACCATGGTCCTCACACCGATCACGCCGTCATGCATCCCCTGTTGGTATCCCCAATTATCTGCTATACATTAAAAACCCAAATCATCTACAGGATTCACACAAAGGATAGAAGGACAAAAAGAACAAGTCCGAAATCTTTGTACAAGCGATTTCCCGAGATGAGCGATAGCTGCTAAAATGAAACAATGCTCTCAAAAGAGCAAGCCTCCCACATGACACGGATCCTTCACAGACTAGACTCTTGATTAAGCAATCGAGATCTGTGCTTGTGATTAATTCAATGAGTAACACTAGAACCCAGTAAATGCTGTAGAATAATAAAAGCAATTACAGTTACCAACACTGGAAtgggaaaagaaattgaagatgtCCAAAGGAAGACGGAACAGCTTATTCCACCTCCATGGTTGATAAAGGGATAAACTCGAAGACGACCCAAACAACTTCCAAACATCTAATTTCTTAGCTCGCAGCTGACAAACATGATATCAGACTTGGAAATGGCACCAAGATGGTGCCTTCTGCCCTTCATGAAAGGCTAAACTTCCATGCACATTAGGAGCATCAGCGACTAGGCATCACAATTGGGATCCCAACAAACCCAAATGTCACAAGCAACGCAATCACATGAAAAATGCCATGCATATCACCAAACAATTTCAAGTTTAAATTAACAATATAGCATATGAAGCAGGTTCTCTCCAGAGAACAAGTTTGAAGAGCTCTCTGAATGACAAAAACACACTAAAATCTACCAAACATGATGAAGAACTTCTGGTTTGCAGTCATTTCCCAGCCACAAAATTGTCCTCTGCAGCAAACCCACATAAGAAGCAAGTCAGTTAACTAACATGACACTACATGGGAAAAGTACATGCTTGTAATAGTAAAATTGAATACTAGAAGTAGCCAAACTTATTTAAATTGATAAtgctcaaaaaattataaaatccaACAATAAAAGCAGAAGTCTTTCCTCAAAATATTGAATTGCAGATATttacaaaccaaatcaaatttcatCAGCTTCAGTAAACAGGACCTTATGTGTGTGTGAACAGGAAGCTCTAGGTTGAGCTTAAAGTTGTCAACTTCAGAGGTAGCACAATGTACGGTTACATATTAATAATTGTAGCCAAGGAACATCTTCCATGTacaccaatatttaaaaaaaaaaaaaaagaaaagaaaatcaacaTGTAATTGATGTTCTCAAAGTACATAATAGCATCAAATTCTGCTAACAACAAGCAAAACTACGCTAGAACTAACTCtaacccccttttttttttttgctccaaattGAACCAAATTAATCTCACAAACTTTAGGCATAAAAAACAGATGGGGACACTACCGAGAGCTACAAGCTTCAATATGCATGCAGGTGTTACTGATATCATGCAGAAAGCATCAGAAAAGTGGTGGAAATGACACTTGCACTGCAAAAGTAGAAATGACGAGCGGACTGCAAAAAACAAACAGTGTTTGTGCTGGCAATTATTGCCAGCGGCTTTCttatgaaaaagagaagaaccacaaaaaaaaaatgtagatTTCATTTGTATAAAAGTTACATTAGAATTAAAACAGAAAATGAAATACTTGAAAATGGATATAAGGAAATTTGATTAATATGCTAAAATATAGATGAACAAGGGATAAAATGAAGAAGCATTTAGACAGGCACAGATTTGGAGATAGAAATAGGTAATATGTGAGTTAACTTCCCTCGAAGGAAAAGTAGGATTGATAATGAACAAAGTATTAAAAGGGAAAATATTCAAGAAATTACAGTCACAGGTTTGTAGGCTGGTAGGTATCATGCGAACACAAATCATGAGATGGGTGGAATTAATCAACACAGGATTCTCTTTAAAATATGCAAGTAGTAGTCACTCTGCATGCATATGATCTGCCATACACGTGGCCCTATCCCAATGTCTCTTCTATGGCATCATGCCCAAGCAGGGCTTTCCCTAAGTTGTGATCCCATAGATAAGCAATTAAGATGGTTTGGAAGCAATACGGACATGTCATGCAGGAAAGATAAAAGTTTCTATGCATGATTAAGCAGTTTAAAACTAATCTATGTTTAACAAcctgaagaaaataaaaagtatttttgagATTACTGTTGAGATGATTGAAATGGCAAGATATAACATGGCGAATGCCACTGCACACTCTAGCATGAAAAATGCAGTCAATGAAAACAATATCAACCTTTAAACTTTTATAAAGGCAACAACATATgtatagaaaaagaaaaattcttaTAAAAAACAATATGAATTTCCAAGTGATGATGGCAGAATGGATACTGTGATATATGATCACAAAATCTAACAACAAAACTTGTAAATGGAAGCAAAGATGTCTTCCTGCTTTTTGCCTTCTTAAGGAAATCTAACCAAACGtacatgagaagaaaaaaaaggtcaTGTGCATGATGTTTGTGCACTTGTGTTTCAACCAGGTGAAAACATTGGCTGCCAGGTACAAATTAAGCTATGAGAATTCGAAAATACTACTAAGAGAAAACAAAAGAGTGCCTTTATTCACAAGCTGTCCAGTAATTTCAGAGATTTGTTCTCCTTAGCTGGTAAGGAGATATCATGTAAGAATTGATAAAATAATGCTGGGGTCCCTAAAGGTAACAAGTCAAtgcaaagggaaaaaaaaaaagatagagagaaaatTTGACTTCTAGCCTGTTAAACATTGTGACTGCACACTAAAGATGGATGTCGTAATAATGTATGATCGGATTTTTCTAAATGTACACTAAAGATGGTTGGCCTTGACTGTAGGAGAACCAAACATGAACTTGCAAAAGCTGTTGGCAGGTTCAGTTTGTCTCATGTCAGGTTGTCTCATGCTGATCCAATAGCAAGGCCCACTGGTTTCTTTGTTGTTAATTTCTTTTGGGCCATTTCCTGCTTGTTTAGACTATAGTTGATATGGTAGTTTTTGGGGTACCTTAAGGAAACTAATAGAAGGTCTATATGGTACCACCTTTTTTGCAAAAGTTTCTAGAAATACCACATTTAAGAACTATAAATTGTGCCCTTACTGATAGATTGTCAATGAACAACTGAAGTAACAATGAGAGAAAACACAAATCATTATTCTCtcaaaaaaatctaaatcaaGTATACTCACAGATTTTGTTAAATGCCACAATATCACAGCTCTGAATGTATTCATTTGCTGGTTCAACCAAGAGATGGTCCTCGATAAGGCTATCAACAGAAACCAAGTCATCTACAATGGTCATCATAATTTGCAACTTTTTGATGCCATACCCAACTGGAGCAAGTTTTGCTGCATGTAAAGTATATagcattttatcaaatttaaaaacaACTGACATAAGCATCCAGCGTTGATGTACTTAaataataagagagaaagaggtgtTACATACAGGCTCCCCAGAGCAAACCCTCCATCTGAACACTCCTAACAGCTTCTTCAAGCTTTTGCATGTCTGTTTCATCATCCCATGGCTTTACATCTAGTAGCACTGAAGACTTTCCACCTGACATTAAACAAGATCCCAATCAAGAATTAACAATGATGAGTATCAAATACTGCCATAACAAGAATGTATGTGTTCTTTAAAGTTAACAATGTAAAAACAGTTTGTATATTCGTCATTAAGCCTACAAGGAAAGGTggacaaaatgaagaaaaaacacATAGATAAGActtactctctttcttttttccagATGCTTTAACAGCTGCTGCACGCTCTTCAGcagccttcttttcttcttctgtcTCTTCACCAAATAGATccacatcatcatcatcatcatcatcatcatcagccGCTGGCACCTGAAAAATACAAGTTATGATGAGAATAACTGTGACTCTACTGATTGCCCATGCTGCATGATAAAAGAGAaactaaatgaaaaagaaataaatgatCCATAAAATGAGGCCTCCAATAGTTGCAGAGTTGGCACAAGTGTGTGACAGATCAACAAATACTCAGCTTTAAACCAGAAAATGAAGCAACACAAATTAGTTCACGTTTTATAACAACAGCAagctatattatattttttttcttttctgaaatttttttagaaaattacCAATTTCAATTATTGCTTATAATATCCAAAAAAGAACAAAATGGCTATTGCAACTCCAACCAAGAATACGTAACTAACAAGAAAGTAAATGGTGCTCAAGAGCGCACttattggaagaaaaaaaaaatgcacaaAGCACTTGTAAAGGAATTATCAAGAAGCGGACCTTCTTCTCAGCAACGGGAGCAGAGGATGGCGCCTCCTCGGCAACAGAAGCAGATGATTCAATTTTCACACCAGCACCTTCCCCAGTGACACCACTGAACATCAAAGCACACCAGTCAATTAAGCATAGTTTATACTACCAAGCTGGAAATAAATGGAATGCCAAAAATTTAAGCTTGAGCACATACCACATCTTCAGAAGAGCATCAATATGGTTAAACCACCTAGCTACATTAACATACTCCAACGATGGAGCCGTCGAAAGTGCAGCATGAACAGCCAGGTCATCCTTGGAAGCTTGGTAACTGAAACAAATTTGCATAGAAGTATCTTGAGAATTTCATGAATACACACAAATGCTCATAAAGGCAACAGAACACCTACCCCGTTATATAACTACGAGAAAGAAGGTAATCATCAAGCTTTTTGAGGCCAGACTCCGAATTGAGATTGTGGAAAGTTGCAGCCATTGCTTATAAACAAATCACTAATCTCCTGAAAGTATAATATAGCAAAATCTTAGTGTAAGATCACGATCGCTTATAAACAAATTACTAATCTCCTCAAAGTATAATATCGCAAAATCTTAGGGTAAAATTATTCCACAATCCAGAATCATAACTTTCGCAGTCACAAAAGCATAGCCATCAATGAGCAATGCCAATAGGAATCCAAATAaacccaaccaaaaaaaaaatggactaatttgAGTTAGAGCCAGGTCTTATTACAACCCACCATCTACTAAAATTTCAACTGCCTTAGCTTAAGAAATCTTATTATGATACATGGATTTGAAACAAAATCCCATCTGAAGGAAATAAGTGACAAATTTTTTCGCTAAAAAAATCATTCTTTcaaaaagtttcgatgatatatAATTCCCGAATATCAAATCGGGGGTCGCATACAACAATATATTCGCACGCTGTTAATGCCGAGAGCCGTTATCAAGTAGTGCAATTCAAAACCAAAAGATAAATAGTTCATTGGCATCAACGCATACATAATAACAAGATCGAAAAGGTATTCGATAGAACAATAACTAAAAGCAGTTCGAGTTCCAAACCCTAACTATCTAATCATGCTAAGATCATACGAACAATGACCGGTCGATCCACAAAAACTATTACGGATTTGCCACCCAGAAGAGAAATCTGGGAGACCCGCAGGGTGCAAGAAGGATACCTTCGAGACTCGGAAGAAGCAAGAGGGCAAGGGGGAGACGGGAGCGCTCGGATGGATCTGTCTACTTTAAGTAGCTCAGCAGCCAGTTTGTAGAAGGTTCTTATAACCATTTAtagctgttggatcataatctgATGGTTGTGTTGATATTTAGGGTTTCCTCTCTTTTCTGTGTTGTCGTGGAGATTGGGGGAAATGGGGATCGCAACGGACAGGATACCCTCAAAATTTACCCTACCTATATCCAAACCGTTTAAAATCTTACCACTCAAATTAGCCAAAAATCTCAAATCCATTCCAAAACCATCCCATCTAAAATTGGTATACCCACCGGGTACCCTAGCCCGTCCGGCTAGCTCTTATTCATAGTGAGAACATGActcataaattgaaaattttgtaggAAAGGAGGATCCTTTTGATCAAAAAGCCCCAAACGCCATAAAGCATCATGCTTCTGCCAAAATTAAGCTCTCAAAAATTCAAGGAAACACCGCCGCAACTTGCAAAATCCCATATACACAGGAGCTATGAGGAGAAAGGATTAACATTGAAGATGACTTAGTGATCATTATCGGCCGGATCGAGAATGGGACGAGATAGCTGGAGGCCCATCTACTTCTTCATGATATCTAGTCATCATTTTATCTGTCTATCATGATGTCTGTTTGATACATCTTTCGAGAGATGAATAGAACGACATAACTTCTTACATCACTGAACGCACCGATGATTAGAACTGATGACAAGATGAGATGCACCCACGAATCATGCAAAGATCATTTATTTACGGACTTTTTGAGTTGTATTCACACTAGAGCCGTATGCttgtatcaaaaaaataaaaaaagaaaagaaaaacctcAACCCGAACCTAAAAACCTTTCAGGCctccctcaagtgctctccttcctCATGTATCcctgaaaaagagaatgaaatgaaaagaaaaagaatcaaaaaaatatatgtggaaaaaagtcttatcttttattttttctgtctttcctttattttcatggattttatttttgttttctccTGATTGGGTAAGGCAGTGGGCAGCAATTACATGATCCAAGCATTGAAAGTTGAAATCCTatcatattatataatttataaaatcttttaaaatttatttataatcggATTTGGGTAGCGAGTATATGAGGagcaaattttaaatctaaaaggattttatttttaaatcctaACCCCATTCCAAATCCTCTAGTATATGCTAAATAGGTTCTATTAGGGTTCAAGATGGATTAAGTATCCAGAAAAACTCATCTAACTACTATCCCTAGGTGGAAAAGAACTGCTTCgagcaaaaatcagattgttgcCTACCAATATTTTACGGCCCTGGCCCAACCGAATGGCCTAAGCCAATCCTAAGCCTGAGACTCGATTTGGCAaggtttttaagaaaaaaatatagtttcTTGCCCCATAAAaacttatggatagcataatagTATTTGGTAAAAAATTTAGCATCTATTTTAGCATTGCAGGGTCAGCTTAGAAGAAGCTCTATTTCGGAGCTTCTCTTGAAAATTCTCTTTAGCATATATTGTGAAACTGCTTTTgtgttaataaaatttttatagtggcCAAAATACctgcaaataaattttattattatatttattatatcatattataatattatattacattatacattattataatattatactatataataatatttttatatgtagtaatatattattatattatagtattatatgacatcatattattatattatattacattttgTTACATTATAACAATATTATACAATGTAACAATGtatcaatatataatattatactatatcaTATTATGTTATACTATTATTCTATAGTACACAATATCATATTGTACtatgttataataatattatattatagtatagtATTATATCACATTATATActacataattatatattttaatatgtgATAATATATAGTTTTATATTGTATTATATTTTCTTGCATAATACTATATAGTGTGTTTTATTGTTATTTTTGTCATACTAACAGTATTTTCTCGATTTGGTTATCAAATAGAAGTTGAAGTTTCATAGTGcttttaaaaatataatcattaaacagtaaataattttttgcaaAAGCTCTGTTACCAATAACAATCTCAACATAGCCTAAGCCTATGAGAGAGGGATGAAGCACAGGTTCGTGTCGCTAAAATAAAGGCAAGGTATAAGTGAGGAGATGGGTGGAGGACGGGGAAAGAAGAGATTAAGGTTCAAATATTAGGATTGCCCTGatgttcatcttttttttctctcttcccaattttgatctaaaaaaaatgctacatatatatatatatataagggaaGACTTGGGTAACGTCagtcagatttggattcaatctGGTCAAATTAAAATATGATAATGAAAGTCCTACATCGATGATCCAAATCATTAGATGTAGTTTACTATCTCAAAACTACTTGCacatcaaaaatcatatgatttgaaaatccctaacctatgcatcaagtggttaaagaatccatctaattcaattttatttacacTGTCCAATTTTTGACTATTTAATGTATAAGCTAGGAGTcttcaaattatatgatttttttgtgtGTAAGcaattttgagatgataaatcatatttaatgGCTTGAATTATTGATGTAAGATCTCTATCATAGAGTTTTGATCTGATCGGATCAAGCTCAAATTTAATCAACCTAATTCTAATCTGActctctatatatatacacatccGACAGGGATGTAGAGAGAGACAGAGTTGGACTGGGCTCGTACCTAGCTTAAGCCCAAGTCCGATCATGTTTGTTGTCATTTGATCAACATGCATCTTTATCCCTTCTCATCTGTTGCATTGAAAGGAAatagatatatatagagagagaggaagaattaattagtgggaTGGGATGAATCATACATGCCCGCGCCCATTTCTCGGGACACACCtaacccccactctctctctctcccctcatcCAGGATAAACACTAAGACCAAGATGATAAACTCTGGTCTGAAAAATAAACACAAATATCAAAGAAATAAATAGGAAACAATCTTGCCGCTCAGTGAGGATTACATTGTAGTAAACAATAATGAtgaaagataaatagaaaatttggaTGTATAAATCCTAGATGCTTGAaaataaatactaacttactggCAGTAAACACCAATTATGCAAAAATAAATACTAAGATGTTCATGATAAACACCAACATCTACGTAATAAAAATCTGCTGTGtgtaaataaacataaatattgtgaagataaatagaaaaagaTCTGGCTTGGGatgggagagagagagggcaatGCTTCGAGTCCCATCCTATTAAAGATGAGTATTGCACGTAGGAGAAGATGATAAATGCATGAGTTCCATCCCATCGCATTAATGCtcaaactttttttaattttttgggaaTCTAATAGCGGAGAGGCTAGTTAGCAGCTAGTTTTCAAGTATCAAGATCCATGCTGATTCAACCGTGATAGAGGCAACTGATCTAGGTTTGGCTACACCCAAGTGTAGTCTCTTTTTAGTTTTACATCTTGGGTGAATGAGTAGGCTCCTTGGTTACATTggatttttctattatttttctcattttaaatTTGTAATGAAATTTCCTTCTCTTCTGACTAATTAATTATGTCCATCAATTCAACTATTTAAGTTCTGCTGGCGATTGCTAttgacaataaaatttttaagaaataaaattttttaaaataatatttttttaaaaagttattTGCTATTTGATAATCATATTGATAAAGTATTTTGGAAGAAGCAAAACAGCTTCCCGACATTAGTCAAAAAGTATTTTTAGAGAAaactttaaaatatattttttttcaaataaacatTTTCAgcttttgataaagtcaaaataGCTTttcgatatttttatcaaatattactaTATCACTCTAAAGTATTTTTTGAGAATCAGAAAGTATTTTCTGACACTTTAAATGCTTAGCCAAGCAAGACGTTGCTTACTGATGTTGTATAGTGGTGCATTTTAAGGGCACGGGGTTATTCAAGGGCACAAGGTTATTCCCAACAAGTCGAAAGAGTTCCCTTGCAGTATTTATGTATTTATCAGTTGTAAATGCCAATCTTAAAATGTTATGAAGTTATATACATCCTATCATCCCTCATCACATAATAACAAAATTTATCTTTTCTAACGACAGGTGGGTATTGGGACCTTTTTTTTCTACGCAATCTATCTGGATTATTACGCACGATACTTGTGGAGACAGGAACCGATGAAGACATGCACAATCCTCTACGTGAGTTCTGTCTATGCTGAGTTGTGTGCTATTACTTTCCTTTCGGAGCTGCCTTGGTACCTGCTCGTCCCACATATGGATCAGAAATGCTTATTCAACCAACACTGTTTGGGATCATCCATGTTATTTTAGTGCCCTAAATTAATATGTTCCTCTAAAATAATGCGTTGGCTCTTTGCTTTCTTAAAATCAGGCTATATTATGGGGAGAACTTTAGGGCTGCATTTGGCAGCTGGCTagggaataagaaaaaaaatgaaatagtAAAACTTACGCCTGTGGAAATATTCATACCATTATTCCAATTTTCTTTTGgccaaaattttttagaattagtTTTAGATGAAGACCGTGTTGTCCATAGAAAATAAGAAGTAATCATACAAGATGCCTCGAAAAGCTTATAACAGCGCCCTTGGAATGCTTTATGCCCAAACGAAATACAGCATATGAGCAAACAAAAAGTAAGGCATCTTATCTCTAAGAGCTATCAGAAGATAACTGCGCATTGTATCTGACAAGGCAAACATTAGTTAAATATTCAACTAAATAGCCTATTTTTGTGGCAAAAACTATAgttcttcataaatatttttaaagaatGATTGCTCAAGTTGTGTTGCTATGCTGGTTGtcacattttctttttcttagttgAGCTAATACATTGGGTGCTTTCTATGCTTGACACAACAAATACAGGCATAATGACATGAACAATGGCCACATCAAGTATTCAACAACAATAATTAAACCTAGAGGGTCAACTATTATGACCAATCATCAAATCTCCCAAGTGTTGTGCTTTCATTCTTATCTTTTGCCGGTTTTCGTGCCGCCCGGAGCCGCCCAAAGAAAGTAAATATGTAAAAGCAAAAAGATCTATATGCACCAATGGAGAATAATAAGGTTTAATTGACGATGGTATCAAGCCATCATACATTCCCTGTTTCTGTGCCGCCCAATTATCTGCCATACATTAAAAACCAAAATCATCTTATCACATTGaaggaaaataagaaaaaataagccTTTCCTGGTTGGGGATGCTACAGGATTCACCAAAAGGATAAAATGATGCTCGGCAAAATTACATCCTAACGCTCAGTCACCAGCAATCAATATTAATGGGCTGGACATAAAGAACAAATCCGAGCTCTCCAATGGACATGCCTCCCACATGACACGGATTCTTCACAGACAAGGCTCCTGATTAACCAATCCAGCTCTGTGCTTGTGATTAATTCAATGACTAACACTAGAACCCAATAAATGCTATAGAATAATAAGGGCAATTACAGTTACCAACACTGGAATGGGAAAAGAAATTGATGTCCAAAGGAAGACGGA
This genomic window from Elaeis guineensis isolate ETL-2024a chromosome 13, EG11, whole genome shotgun sequence contains:
- the LOC105060663 gene encoding elongation factor 1-delta 1 → MAATFHNLNSESGLKKLDDYLLSRSYITGYQASKDDLAVHAALSTAPSLEYVNVARWFNHIDALLKMCGVTGEGAGVKIESSASVAEEAPSSAPVAEKKVPAADDDDDDDDDVDLFGEETEEEKKAAEERAAAVKASGKKKESGKSSVLLDVKPWDDETDMQKLEEAVRSVQMEGLLWGASKLAPVGYGIKKLQIMMTIVDDLVSVDSLIEDHLLVEPANEYIQSCDIVAFNKI